Genomic segment of Archaeoglobus neptunius:
CAGGAATGCGAATTGGTTATGCTGTCTGCAGTACCGATCTCGCAGATGCCATTGAAAAGGTCAGACTTCCCTTCGCAATCAGTTATCCGGCAGCGAAAACTGCAATTGCAGCTATAAACTCCAGAGATTACTACGAGACTGTGAGGATGAAAATCGTTTCAGAAAGAGACAGACTTTACCATGAACTTAAAAAAATCGAATGGTTAAAGCCCTACCCATCTGAGGCAAATTTTATTCTGGTGAAGGTTGAGGGTGAGAAGGATATAGTCGAAAGACTGGGTGAGAAGGGGATAATCGTCAGGGATGCGGGCATTATGGGTCTCGATGGTACACATATTCGAATAACGGTGGGCAGAAAAGAAGAAAACAACAGGTTGCTGAAGGTGCTCAGAGAGTTAGAATAAATCCTCGGCTCTCACAACTTCCACACCGTCAATCTTCCCCTTCCTGTCGCTCACCACCTTTGCCCTGAGAATCTTTGCTGCTGCAATACTCTCGGCCATCTCAATACCATGGTCAAGATACTTTTCCACCTCCTTGGAAGGAACATCCACTATCTCAAGATTCATCATGGCCCCGGCTTTAGGGGGCAGCTTTCTGTAGTTCTGTCTCGTAACATACACCTTTCCACCATAATTTTTTTTCATGAGTTCTACTGCACCTTTCGAGTCCGCAACTATCCTCAAAGGCATCTCTGGTAGCGGCATGGAGAGCAGAATGTAAACCCCTGCGGCCATCATGGCCCATGTTGCTATGAGCGTAACAATCGCAACAACGCCTTTCACGAATTCAGTGAGCCTTATCACGTCGAGGAGAATCAGAGCAAGAAATCCAAACAGAACGAATGCTGTCGAGATGAGAATCGCAGCTATGGTATCTCTTCTTCTTACCTCCCTAACCAGTTCTTCAAGGGCTATTTCAAACTCGTCCATTTTCTCACATCCTTCCACCAACAAACAGGATTATACAACCGTTGTTGGCTGCAATCTCAGCGACCTCTCTGTTTGAAGTTACCAGAGGTTTTTTAAGTTTGATAGCCGCTGCTATGCATTCCGCATCTTTTCTGCTGATACCGAGATTCATAAATCTTTCAACAAGCTTTTCATCCGGAGTTATGATTATACCACCCGGAAATGCGTTTGAGGGTGTGGAGTAGAGCCTTCTTCCGTATGCCCTTAGCAAGGCATATCTGTGGGGTGTGATCATGTCGTTACCAACAACAACACCCCTTCTTGTCATAAGCGGGAACAGGACCATGGCGAAGAACAGGCCGTAAGATGCCGGAAGCATCGTCGCAACGTATCCTCTTGCCTCCTCCAGCGTTATTTCAGGTATGGCTGGAGATGGCAGGTTTATGGAAACGGGAAGGGGTTGTAATGAGGGAACCCGAGGAGATGTCCCGGTCTCACCTCCACCGGCCCTGCCCTTACCTTCTGCGTTAGCACCAGCAACCGCTCCTGCACCGACTGAACTGGCAGCACCACCTCCACCGCCAACTCTACCCGAATTTGTAAAACCTTTCAAAACTGCGTAACCAACAATGTAGTCGTTTCCCACACCTGTCACAGGCTTAATGTACACCTTACATGTTCCGGAAAGCCTGGCCCTCGCCCTCATATAAAATACGGGTATTTTGTCAGTCACTACTGAGGATGAAAAAGACTTCATTTCTCCCGATTTCAAAAATACGGTTTCATTAAATAGCTCGGTTTTGTTGGAGTAGGTATGATCGTCAATCCTGAGAACATACCATGCCTCGAAGCTCACATTAACATCTCTGCTCAGATTGTTTTTCAACTTAAAGTCAGCATACCATTCGCCACCTCTCTTCTCCTTTTCCACGGATATCTGCACATCAACCCCGTACCTGACCGGAATGACATCCTCAATCTGGAAGTGGATCTTGCCATCAGGTATCCTGAAGCTGCTGGTGTTGATAAAGATAGTGAATTTCGATTTGCCGTGAGGAGGTATGGTTTTGTTGAAAAATATCGATTCGGTCACTCTGCAATCGTCACATCCTTCAAAACCGGTGAAGGTCGGAATTGTGATATTCACATCAACTGAACGGGAATAATCGTTGAAAACTGTGTACGTAATGTTGTGTCCCACTACATCGGCATCAATTCTCAACGGGAAAGGAGATGGAGATAAGGTTTTGTACGGATCTATTTTTAGATTCTCTCCTGGTCTGACGCTTGGTATGTAAACAGTCTCTCCCCTGTAGCTCAGTTCGATATCATAAAGTGGAAAAGGATTGCTGTTGGTGAAATTAACCACAATCCAGTCCTTGCCAACCTCCTGAGTCTGATTTGGATAGAACAGAACATCCCTGTATTCGTAAATACAGGAAGAGACCTCCGTAATGGAGAGAATTAAGATCATCAAAGCGAGGTAAACAGCCCTCATTTTCGTTTCAGCCCTGCAATTGCAGAGATGGCAAACAAAAACAGCAGAGTTCCCCAGAACGCTATGTATCCCCTGACAGGAAGCATTGGAAGTGGCAGTATGGAGAATTCAGCAGTGTAAAAGGCTATTCCACCCGCTGGAATGCTGCCAGTCCAGAGGGGATTGCTGCCCGAAGATTTTGGTTCCGTATAGCAAAGTTTCCAGCTCGAGTCCACGTTTATCTCCAGTTTTCTGATGTTCGTATCAGCACCGACGGGTATCGTTACACTCTTGAAGAGAATTCCGGAGTCCACAATGTCAGCATCGTACTCGACAGTGAAGTTCAGGCTTTTATGGGGTTCAATCGGATACCAGATTTCATAAACTATGGTGGTGTAGTCTCCCCTATCCTCCACACTGGACTTGAATTCCTTACCTTCCGAGTACACTTTGAGATTTCTGACCTTTACCGGAACTCTCTCTTCAGTAAATGGTAATGAAAGAAAACCTATCTTTAGTGGTTGAACTTTTTGCAACCTTATCTCTCCAATTCCGGGAACAACCGGTTTGTCTATTAGGTTCTTTATCGTGATATCATATCTGACATGGGCTGTCCCGTCGATCTTTACCGTGATTTTAAAATTCGAGATTTCCTCCACGCTGCTAGCCTGAACAGCAGGTATTGCGATAAGCACTAGGAGCAGCACTGCCAGTTTCCGCATCATGTTAAAAAGAGGGTGAAATTTTAAAAAATTAACTTCTTTTTCTGTAACTCACCAGTGCCAGAAGTCCTGTTATCGCTGTGCCGATAGCCATGACTGACTCGTAGCTTGATGAGGCTGAACCGCTGACAACGGTTATTTTCGGTGATGTCTGCTCATTCACCGACAGCATTGGGTCAATACCCACAATGAAGGCATCCAGAACCTTGAAATCTCCGCTGCCCTGTATCTGATAGAACACAACCACCGCTTTGTGGCTGCTCAGCTCATCACTGCTTGCCACCCCATCGCCATTGGCACCCGGCTCCAGAGGGTTAAGTCTCCATACGTAACCCTCATCGTACCCGCTCATCGGACTTGTTATAACGGTTGGAGCACCGGCCAGCATGGCTGGATCATTGACCCACTCTGAATCCCCGAGTGTTGTCCAGTCGTTATCTCCAACCAACCTCTGGAAGTTTGCGGGTATCATGTCATACACATACACGAAAGGCGATTTCTCTCCACCCAGATTCTCAACGACGAGTTTCACATCAAACACGTTATTACCGGCGGTGCTGTTTTCCCTGACATACTTTGTGACCTTAACCAGATAACTTCCTATAACATATATCTTTTCTATAACGATGAAATTTGAGCCATACGTGGTATTTATGCTGTGGTTTGTGCTGCTAACTGTATCCCAGCCATTGGTTCCCCTGACTAGCTTGAAGGTGGCATTTGCCCAGACTACAGGAACCTGGTTATACGTGAAGACCATGTCACCGGTCTTGTAGGATGGGTTTGATGCATCCAGTTGCTGATTCGGCTCATAACCACAGATTACATTCGATCCGTCGAGAGCCGTGCCACCGCTGCAGTTCGTGTCTGCGAAGTTGCTATTCTGCACATAGCTGGAGAAGCTTCCCTGCTGAGTTGCCCAGACGGTGACGTTGGTCAGAACATACACGAGATTGCCTGTCGTCTTGCTGGTCACCGTCACGTTCGCTTTCCAGATGTTCCCGCTGAAGGGGCCACTCTTGTTCACCGCAACACTTGCATTACCGAAAGCAAAGACGTCAACGACCTTTGTGCCGCTAACACTACCGTCAAATCCGAATTTCAGAACTGCAAAGCCAAAGGGTGCAAGGCGGTACTGGAATGCGGTGGCCGATGAATAGTTACCGCTAACCTGGAACGTTGTATTCAGGTATGCTGACGAAGAAGTTAGGGTCACATCTCCCGTATAGAACGCATCATTCTGAGTACTGGCCACAAAATCGCCATCGAAAAGATTGCAGACGCTCTGCCCGGTGAGGATCTGACAGCTTGTTATTGGACCGAGCGACTTCCAGTTATCATCTCCGAAGTTCGTACTTTCGTTGCTCAGGTATTTTGTCACATTTACCGTAACGCTTGGGCTGGATACGCCGATCAGGTTAAACCAGCTCTGGTTTATCGACACGTTGAAGTAAACAGTCCACGTGTATTCTCCTCTTGATGGTATTTTTGCCGGATCGAATTTTTCTGAAAAGTTGAACGGTGAACCTTTATCTATGCCCATTCCCTGATCATCAACGTCATATTTCAACTCAACACTCTCCCCATTTTTAAGAACAGGGATGTGAACGAAACAGTTCGCATTTGCGGTATTCAAAACCTTTCTGACCTTGGACGGAATATCGCCCACGTTTCCTGTAAGGTATACTCCTGCAGGCGGGTTTATCTCCGTGCACTTGGTGATATTGTTCTGGAGGTCAAGCGATACCCACACGTCGTAAATGCTCTCTCCCGCACTGTTGGTTATGTTAACAACGCCAGTGGTGTTGGTGCTGTACGTGAAGGTTGCCTCACCATTAACTATGGAACTGACATCAACCGTACTGTTGATCACCTCATCCACGCTGACCTCAAGCGGTGCGGCTGAAGTGTTAATGATAGTAATTATAAGCACTATAATCACAGCTCCTGTCCCCATTTCTGCGAATCTCCAACCAAACATGCTCGTAATGGTAATAACCATATATAAAAATTTTTCGAACTCTTGAATACTTACAACATAAAGTATATAATCCAGCACCAGAAACGTTTAATACTACGTTTCTATTGTGATTCTGAAATGGCCGAAAATGGTAAGTACGAATATATAATAATCGGATGCGAGGCAGCAGGGGTGGGGCTTGTAAGAGAACTCACCGCTGCAGGAAAAAGCGTGCTCGCAGTCGACACGTCCAAGGAGAAGATCGAATTGCTGGAGGATGAGGGATTTGATGCAATTATAGCCGATCCAGTAGATGTTTCGCTCTACAAATCGCTTGACTTCGAAAAACTATCCGCAATTCTTATCACGGGGAGTGACGACAGTAGAAATCTTGAGATCGTGAGAGCAATAAGAAAGATTTCAAAAGAAGCTTACATCATTGTTCGCGCCGGATCACAAAAGCTCAAAGACGAATTTGAGGATGCCGGAGCAAATCTGATAATTCTCGTTTCTGACGCAATAAAGCTGACGTTCCTTGAAAAGATCAAGAAAATGGAAACTTACAAGAGGCTGGAAAAACTCAAGAGAATTCTGGAATCGCTGAAGGGTAAAAAGCTGGGCATATTCACTCACGATAACCCCGACCCTGACTCCATGTCTTCCGCTTACGCTCTGCGGGAGATTGCAAAGCATTTCGAAGTTAATGCAGACATCCTTTATTACGGTGAAATACTCCATCAGAAAAACAGGGCCATGGTAAACATACTGGAGATCCCGATGACCAGAGCGGATGAAATTGATCTGAACGAATATGATGCCTTTGCAATCGTTGACAGCTCAGGACCGGGAGTGAACAACTCGATACCGCCACATCTTGACATTGCAATTGTTATAGATCACCATCCGGCAGAGAAGGTGGTTGCCGAGTTCATAGACCTCAGGGACGATGTGGGATCAACCGCTACGATTATGACTGAGTACATTAAAGAGCTTAAAATCGTTCCAAGCAAAATCCTTGCAACAGCTCTGTTTTTTGGAATAAAAAGTGAAACCGACGAGTTCAAGAGGAACACCAGAACTGCTGATTTTCTCGCATCTGCCTTTCTGTATCCCTTTGTTGATCACGAACTGATCGAAAAGATCGAAGGACCCGCAATATCAACCGAAACCCTGGACATTCTGGGTACTGCGATCAAAAACCGGCAGGTTTACTCCAGCTTCCTGTTGAGTTTTGCCGGATTCATAAACGACAGGGATGCGCTCCCTCAGGCTGCAGACTTTTTGCTGAGGCTTGAAGGGATCTCGACAGTGGTTGTATTCGGTGTTGTGAAAGATACAGTGTACATCTCTGCCAGAAATAAGGATGTGAGGCTCCATATGGGTGAGGTGCTCAGAAGGGCGTTTGGAGATGTCGGCAGCGCTGGAGGTCATGCACATGCAGCAGGAGCACAGATACCACTCGGCATTTTTGGAGAAACAAGCGAGAAGGAGTTGCTTGCAAAACTCATTACCGGGGCAATAAAGAAGAGGTTGCTTGGTGCCATCGGCATCGAGGTTCAGAGCTAAATTTTTAAATGCAATGCTCCAGACTGCGAGCAATGAAGCTGAACATAGTCATAGTTGGTGTTGGAGGGCAGGGTGCTCTGACCACTTCTGGAATTATCGCCAGAGCTGCTGCAAGAGCGGGGTTAAACGTTGTCACTGCCGAAACTCACGGAATGGCCCAGAGAGGAGGGAGTGTAGAGGTCCATGTAAGAATTGGTGATGTGATGGCCCCCCTCATCCCGGATGGCGGGGCGGATGTTTTGATAGCCCTCGAACCGTCAGAAGCTCTGCGCTATTCCAGATTTTTGAACAGCAAAACACTCGTTATCCTCAACACAAGGAAAATAATTCCTCCCTCTGTAACCTCTGGGACTGGCAGTTATCCAGAACTCGATGAAATCATAGGGGAGCTGAGAAAGATAACACCAAGAGTGATAGCCGTGGACGCATCCGAAATTGCGGAGAAGGCCGGGAACGTTCTGGCAACAAATGTGGTTGTTGTGGGAATGCTGCTTGGACTGTTCAACATGCCATTTGAATTGGAACATGTTGAGGAGGTTATAAAAGAGGTTATGAGCGACAGGATCGTGGATCTGAACCTGAATGCATTAAAAATGGGATATGAATCGGCTAAATCAATCCGGCCCTCTGCAGTATAAGTAAATCCTCTGTCTCTATTTTCTCTCCCCTCTTGAACATTTCGTAAATCTGCTTTGCCTTCCTTATAAGCTCCTCTTTCTCTCTCTGTTCCTTACTCTTAAACTGCTTTGACTTCAGAGCTTTGATAACCTTTTCAAGGTCCTTGATGTCCTTCCTCAATTTTATGGTCTCGTTGTGGCATCTGTCAGCCTCCTTCTTGCTTTCAACGAACTTTTCGTGCATTTCGTCTGCAAGCTTCCTTTTCTCATCGATTTCACTGAACATCTGGGAGAGCTGTTCATGGTACTTGTCCGCCTCTTCCGCATACGCCTTCAGCTCGTTAAGAAGCTCTTTTGCCTGGTCCTTCAGCTCCCTGATTCTAGATATGAGCTTCTTAAACTCCTCATGCTTCTCAAGCTGGTTTTTACGCTCTTCAAGCTCCTTTCTAAGCTTTGATATCCTCTCAACCAGAGCCCTTTCCTTTTCGATCGTGAGAACTGCGGTCTGCTGCTTGAATTCGAGCCTTCTTATTTCCTTCTCAATCTCTCCCAGAGGTCTCCCGCCCTTG
This window contains:
- a CDS encoding amastin family protein produces the protein MDEFEIALEELVREVRRRDTIAAILISTAFVLFGFLALILLDVIRLTEFVKGVVAIVTLIATWAMMAAGVYILLSMPLPEMPLRIVADSKGAVELMKKNYGGKVYVTRQNYRKLPPKAGAMMNLEIVDVPSKEVEKYLDHGIEMAESIAAAKILRAKVVSDRKGKIDGVEVVRAEDLF
- the iorB gene encoding indolepyruvate ferredoxin oxidoreductase subunit beta — encoded protein: MKLNIVIVGVGGQGALTTSGIIARAAARAGLNVVTAETHGMAQRGGSVEVHVRIGDVMAPLIPDGGADVLIALEPSEALRYSRFLNSKTLVILNTRKIIPPSVTSGTGSYPELDEIIGELRKITPRVIAVDASEIAEKAGNVLATNVVVVGMLLGLFNMPFELEHVEEVIKEVMSDRIVDLNLNALKMGYESAKSIRPSAV
- a CDS encoding coiled-coil protein; its protein translation is MMLEKLEERKEQLEKELQEYIRKRDELNAAAREYAKKRDELNKTVREMLEATKSVKAKRDEYNRKVKEIRVKRNEIFKEIDKLYKEVDKLRKSIDKGGRPLGEIEKEIRRLEFKQQTAVLTIEKERALVERISKLRKELEERKNQLEKHEEFKKLISRIRELKDQAKELLNELKAYAEEADKYHEQLSQMFSEIDEKRKLADEMHEKFVESKKEADRCHNETIKLRKDIKDLEKVIKALKSKQFKSKEQREKEELIRKAKQIYEMFKRGEKIETEDLLILQRAGLI
- a CDS encoding DHH family phosphoesterase, with translation MAENGKYEYIIIGCEAAGVGLVRELTAAGKSVLAVDTSKEKIELLEDEGFDAIIADPVDVSLYKSLDFEKLSAILITGSDDSRNLEIVRAIRKISKEAYIIVRAGSQKLKDEFEDAGANLIILVSDAIKLTFLEKIKKMETYKRLEKLKRILESLKGKKLGIFTHDNPDPDSMSSAYALREIAKHFEVNADILYYGEILHQKNRAMVNILEIPMTRADEIDLNEYDAFAIVDSSGPGVNNSIPPHLDIAIVIDHHPAEKVVAEFIDLRDDVGSTATIMTEYIKELKIVPSKILATALFFGIKSETDEFKRNTRTADFLASAFLYPFVDHELIEKIEGPAISTETLDILGTAIKNRQVYSSFLLSFAGFINDRDALPQAADFLLRLEGISTVVVFGVVKDTVYISARNKDVRLHMGEVLRRAFGDVGSAGGHAHAAGAQIPLGIFGETSEKELLAKLITGAIKKRLLGAIGIEVQS